The following are encoded in a window of Sphaerisporangium siamense genomic DNA:
- a CDS encoding sensor histidine kinase, translating to MNPVRGRLRIYLGAAPGVGKTFAMLGEGHRRRERGTDVVVGFAETHGRRRTADLLEGLETVPRRTVVYRGASFTELDTDAVIARAPKLALIDELAHTNVPGSRNAKRWQDVEEILDAGIDVVSTVNIQHLESLNDVVRQITGVPQRETVPDEVVRRADQVEIVDMAPEALRRRMAHGNIYPPEKIDAALSNYFRVGNLTALRELALLWVAGKVDEQLDSYRAAHGISGTWEARERVVVAVTGGPEGDTLIRRAARIAARSKGADLLAVHVTRSDGLNGADPANLLRQRTLVESLGGTYHQVIGDDIPHALVDFARGVNATQLVLGASRRGRIASLFARGVGATTTVLSGAIDVHMVTHPEVSKGRRPMRRAALTGTRRIIGWAMAVLIPPLLTGALLPFRGELALPSEILLFLFTVVCVALVGGMWPAVTAAVAGFLLLNYFFTPPVNQFTISQPENLLALGVYILVAVMVSAVVDLAARRTRESARASADAEVLSTLAGHVLRGEAALPSLLARLRETFGLSSVTLLERVGDPSPDDYSEPEAWRVVAIAGAAPCTAPSVADTDVTIDEDLVLAVNGRLLDASDRRVLEAFAAEAAIALRQERLREAAEQARPLAEADKMRTALLAAVSHDLRTPLASAKAAVESLRSTEVTWSEEDRGELLATADESLAKLDRLVANLLDMSRLQAGVLGLSSEPTAMSEIVPLAIDDLGPVRDRVERDIPAGLPEVDADPALLERILVNVMGNAVRYSPPDARVLVTASAHGGQVEIRVIDRGPGIPPEDHDRVFMPFQRMGDRDNHTGVGLGLALSRGLAEAMGGTLVPEETPGGGLTMVIGLPIARRAVTPLEEGAFIGDTAGDNANSHL from the coding sequence ATGAACCCGGTCCGCGGCCGGTTGCGGATCTATCTCGGCGCGGCGCCCGGCGTCGGCAAGACCTTCGCCATGCTGGGCGAAGGCCACCGCCGCCGCGAGCGGGGAACCGACGTCGTCGTCGGGTTCGCCGAGACCCACGGCCGCCGCCGCACCGCCGATCTCCTTGAAGGACTGGAGACCGTCCCCCGCAGGACCGTCGTCTACCGGGGGGCGAGCTTCACCGAGCTCGACACCGACGCGGTGATCGCCCGGGCTCCGAAGCTGGCGCTGATCGACGAGCTGGCGCACACCAACGTGCCGGGCTCGCGCAACGCCAAGCGCTGGCAGGACGTCGAGGAGATCCTCGACGCCGGGATCGACGTGGTCTCCACCGTCAACATCCAGCACCTGGAGTCGCTGAACGACGTCGTCCGGCAGATCACCGGGGTGCCGCAGCGCGAGACCGTGCCCGACGAGGTCGTGCGAAGGGCGGACCAGGTGGAGATCGTGGACATGGCCCCCGAGGCGCTGCGCCGCCGCATGGCCCACGGCAACATCTACCCCCCGGAGAAGATCGACGCCGCGCTGTCGAACTACTTCCGGGTCGGCAACCTGACGGCGCTGCGCGAGCTGGCGCTGCTGTGGGTGGCGGGAAAGGTCGACGAGCAGCTCGACAGCTACCGCGCCGCCCACGGCATCTCGGGCACCTGGGAGGCCCGCGAGCGCGTCGTCGTCGCGGTGACCGGCGGGCCCGAGGGCGACACGCTGATCCGCCGCGCGGCGAGGATCGCGGCCAGGAGCAAGGGCGCCGACCTGCTGGCCGTCCACGTCACCCGCTCCGACGGGCTGAACGGCGCCGACCCGGCGAACCTGCTGCGGCAGCGCACGCTCGTGGAGAGCCTCGGCGGCACCTACCACCAGGTCATCGGGGACGACATCCCGCACGCCCTGGTGGACTTCGCGCGCGGTGTCAACGCCACACAGCTCGTGCTCGGCGCCTCACGCCGGGGGCGGATCGCCTCGCTGTTCGCGCGCGGGGTCGGCGCCACGACCACCGTCCTGTCCGGGGCCATCGACGTCCACATGGTCACCCACCCGGAGGTCAGCAAGGGACGGCGCCCGATGCGCAGGGCCGCGCTGACCGGCACCCGCAGGATCATCGGCTGGGCCATGGCCGTGCTGATCCCGCCCCTGCTCACCGGCGCGCTGCTGCCGTTCCGCGGTGAGCTGGCGCTGCCGAGCGAGATCCTGCTGTTCCTGTTCACGGTCGTCTGCGTCGCCCTGGTGGGCGGCATGTGGCCCGCGGTGACCGCGGCCGTGGCCGGGTTCCTGCTGCTCAACTACTTCTTCACCCCGCCGGTGAACCAGTTCACGATCTCCCAGCCGGAGAACCTGCTCGCGCTCGGCGTGTACATCCTCGTGGCGGTGATGGTCAGCGCCGTCGTGGACCTGGCGGCGCGGCGCACCCGGGAGTCGGCGCGGGCGAGCGCGGACGCCGAGGTGCTGTCCACCCTGGCCGGGCACGTGCTGCGCGGTGAGGCGGCGCTGCCGTCCCTGCTCGCCCGGCTGCGCGAGACCTTCGGCCTGTCGTCGGTGACGCTGCTGGAGCGGGTGGGCGACCCCAGCCCGGACGACTACTCCGAGCCGGAGGCGTGGCGCGTCGTCGCCATCGCCGGCGCCGCCCCCTGCACGGCCCCCTCCGTGGCCGACACCGACGTGACCATCGACGAGGACCTGGTGCTCGCGGTGAACGGACGGCTGCTGGACGCCTCCGACCGCAGGGTCCTGGAGGCGTTCGCCGCCGAGGCGGCCATCGCGCTGCGCCAGGAGCGGCTGCGCGAGGCGGCCGAGCAGGCCAGGCCGCTGGCAGAGGCGGACAAGATGCGCACGGCCCTGCTCGCCGCCGTCAGTCACGATCTGCGCACGCCGCTGGCCTCGGCCAAGGCGGCGGTCGAGAGCCTGCGCAGCACGGAGGTGACCTGGAGCGAGGAGGACCGGGGCGAGCTGCTCGCCACGGCGGACGAGTCGCTCGCCAAGCTGGACCGGCTGGTGGCCAACCTGCTGGACATGAGCCGTCTGCAGGCGGGCGTGCTGGGGCTCAGTTCGGAGCCGACCGCGATGTCCGAGATCGTGCCGCTGGCGATCGACGACCTCGGCCCGGTCAGGGACCGCGTGGAGCGGGACATCCCGGCCGGCCTGCCCGAGGTGGACGCCGACCCGGCGCTGCTGGAGCGGATCCTGGTCAACGTCATGGGCAACGCCGTCCGCTACAGCCCCCCGGACGCCAGGGTGCTCGTCACCGCGAGCGCGCACGGCGGCCAGGTGGAGATCCGGGTCATCGACCGGGGCCCGGGGATTCCCCCCGAGGACCATGACCGGGTCTTCATGCCCTTCCAGCGCATGGGGGACCGCGACAACCACACGGGCGTGGGGCTCGGCCTCGCCCTGTCCCGGGGACTGGCCGAGGCGATGGGCGGCACGCTCGTGCCCGAGGAGACGCCCGGCGGCGGGCTCACGATGGTGATCGGCCTGCCGATCGCACGGCGGGCGGTGACACCGCTGGAGGAAGGCGCGTTTATCGGTGACACGGCGGGAGACAATGCGAATAGTCACCTGTGA
- a CDS encoding potassium-transporting ATPase subunit C translates to MERLPSWIRQHLAALRVLLALTLVTGAIYPLVVTGVAQALFNGNANGSMVQKDGKDVGSGVIGQYFTDADGNPVKKYFQSRPSAAGAGYDPTSSAASNLGPENIVDTLPVPGAKDAEGNPDTGKQSLLTQVCARSKAVGELEGVSGARPYCTPDGVGAVLKVFPAVGTPARAVSVNQACPAVPFVAEYRGVKVECGRPGEDYAAGRTVAVRGTARAVVPPDAVTASGSGLDPHISVAYADLQAPRVARERGMTPEAVRALIRENTTGRALGFMGEPAVNVLGLNLALDRAKG, encoded by the coding sequence ATGGAACGTCTGCCAAGCTGGATCCGTCAGCACCTCGCCGCGCTGCGCGTCCTGCTCGCCCTCACCCTGGTCACCGGCGCGATCTACCCGCTGGTCGTCACCGGCGTGGCCCAGGCGCTGTTCAACGGCAACGCCAACGGCTCTATGGTCCAGAAGGACGGCAAGGACGTCGGCAGCGGCGTCATCGGGCAGTACTTCACCGACGCGGACGGCAACCCCGTCAAGAAGTACTTCCAGAGCCGTCCTTCGGCGGCCGGCGCCGGCTACGACCCGACCTCCAGCGCCGCGAGCAACCTCGGGCCCGAGAACATCGTGGACACCCTGCCGGTGCCCGGGGCCAAGGACGCCGAGGGGAATCCCGACACGGGCAAGCAGAGCCTGCTCACCCAGGTGTGCGCCCGCAGCAAGGCGGTCGGCGAGCTGGAGGGCGTCAGCGGCGCCCGGCCGTACTGCACGCCCGACGGGGTGGGCGCGGTGCTGAAGGTGTTCCCGGCCGTCGGGACGCCCGCCCGCGCGGTCAGCGTCAACCAGGCGTGCCCCGCCGTCCCCTTCGTCGCCGAGTACCGGGGTGTGAAGGTGGAGTGCGGCAGGCCCGGCGAAGATTACGCCGCCGGGCGCACGGTCGCGGTCCGGGGCACGGCGAGGGCGGTGGTGCCCCCGGACGCGGTCACCGCGAGCGGGTCCGGTCTGGACCCGCACATCTCGGTGGCCTACGCCGACCTCCAGGCGCCGAGGGTCGCGCGGGAGCGCGGCATGACGCCGGAGGCGGTGCGGGCGCTGATTCGGGAGAACACCACGGGCCGCGCGCTCGGCTTCATGGGCGAGCCCGCGGTGAACGTCCTCGGGCTCAACCTGGCCCTCGACCGGGCGAAGGGGTGA
- the kdpB gene encoding potassium-transporting ATPase subunit KdpB, which produces MATPVVQAPGRPPVPAKNAKVGGGLLDPKQLVTSLPDALRKLNPATLWRNPVMFIVEIGAVFTTVLAITHPSVFAWAIVVWLWLTVVFANLAEAVAEGRGKAQAATLRAAKRDTMARRLAGWSPGQTAPAEESVGAAELRQGDHVVVEAGQVIPGDGDVVEGIASVDESAITGESAPVIRESGGDRSAVTGGTKVLSDRIVVQITQKPGESFIDRMIALVEGANRQKTPNEIALNILLAALTIIFLVATATMQPLAIYSKAENPGIPDSLALTGDGVTGIVLVSLLVCLIPTTIGALLSAIGIAGMDRLVQRNVLAMSGRAVEAAGDVSTLLLDKTGTITLGNRQASDFAPAPGVSAADLAAAAQLASLADETPEGRSIVVFAKQAYGLREREPGELAHAAWIPFTAQTRMSGVDVDGRQVRKGAATAVMKWVRDNGGHPTDEVGHLVDGISASGGTPLVVGEVVGGKARVLGVIHLKDVVKQGMRERFDEMRRMGIRTVMITGDNPLTARAIAEEAGVDDFLAEATPEDKLALIRREQEGGRLVAMTGDGTNDAPALAQADVGVAMNTGTSAAKEAGNMVDLDSNPTKLIEIVEIGKQLLITRGALTTFSIANDIAKYFAIIPAMFAAVYPGLDALNVMRLASPQSAILSAVVFNAVVIVALIPLALRGVRYRPSTAAKLLSRNIYLYGLGGIVVPFIGIKVIDLFVHLLPGMS; this is translated from the coding sequence ATGGCAACCCCTGTGGTCCAGGCGCCGGGCCGTCCTCCCGTGCCCGCCAAGAACGCCAAGGTGGGCGGCGGGCTGCTCGACCCCAAGCAACTCGTCACCTCGCTGCCGGACGCGCTGCGCAAGCTCAACCCGGCCACGCTGTGGCGCAACCCGGTCATGTTCATCGTCGAGATCGGCGCGGTCTTCACCACCGTGCTCGCGATCACCCATCCGTCCGTCTTCGCCTGGGCGATCGTCGTCTGGCTGTGGCTCACCGTCGTCTTCGCCAACCTCGCCGAGGCCGTGGCCGAGGGCCGTGGCAAGGCGCAGGCCGCCACGCTGCGCGCCGCCAAGCGCGACACGATGGCGCGCAGGCTCGCCGGCTGGAGCCCCGGCCAGACCGCCCCGGCCGAGGAGAGCGTGGGCGCCGCCGAACTGCGGCAGGGCGACCACGTGGTCGTCGAGGCCGGGCAGGTCATCCCCGGGGACGGCGACGTCGTCGAGGGCATCGCCAGCGTGGACGAGTCGGCCATCACGGGCGAGTCCGCGCCGGTGATCCGCGAGTCCGGCGGCGACCGCTCGGCCGTCACCGGCGGCACGAAGGTGCTGTCGGACCGCATCGTCGTCCAGATCACGCAGAAGCCCGGCGAGAGCTTCATCGACCGCATGATCGCCCTGGTCGAGGGCGCGAACCGGCAGAAGACCCCCAACGAGATCGCGCTCAACATCCTGCTGGCCGCGCTGACGATCATCTTCCTGGTCGCCACCGCCACCATGCAGCCGTTGGCCATCTACTCCAAGGCGGAGAACCCCGGCATTCCCGACTCCCTCGCGCTGACCGGCGACGGCGTCACGGGCATCGTGCTGGTCTCGCTGCTGGTGTGCCTGATCCCGACGACGATCGGCGCGCTGCTGTCGGCGATCGGCATCGCCGGCATGGACCGGCTGGTGCAGCGCAACGTGCTCGCGATGAGCGGGCGCGCGGTCGAGGCCGCGGGCGACGTGAGCACCCTGCTGCTGGACAAGACCGGCACGATCACGCTCGGCAACCGGCAGGCGTCGGACTTCGCGCCCGCCCCGGGCGTCTCGGCCGCGGACCTCGCCGCCGCCGCCCAGCTCGCCAGCCTCGCCGACGAGACCCCCGAGGGCCGTTCGATCGTGGTCTTCGCCAAGCAGGCGTACGGCCTGCGGGAGCGCGAGCCCGGCGAGCTGGCCCACGCGGCATGGATCCCCTTCACCGCCCAGACCCGCATGTCCGGCGTCGACGTGGACGGCCGCCAGGTGCGCAAGGGCGCGGCCACGGCGGTCATGAAGTGGGTGCGCGACAACGGGGGCCACCCCACCGACGAGGTCGGCCACCTGGTGGACGGCATCTCGGCCTCCGGCGGCACCCCGCTGGTCGTCGGCGAGGTCGTGGGCGGCAAGGCGCGCGTGCTCGGCGTCATCCACCTCAAGGACGTCGTCAAACAGGGCATGCGCGAGCGGTTCGACGAGATGCGCCGCATGGGCATCCGCACCGTGATGATCACCGGGGACAACCCGCTGACCGCCCGCGCCATCGCCGAGGAGGCCGGCGTGGACGACTTCCTCGCCGAGGCCACGCCCGAGGACAAGCTGGCGCTGATCCGGCGGGAGCAGGAGGGCGGACGGCTGGTCGCGATGACCGGCGACGGCACCAACGACGCCCCCGCGCTCGCGCAGGCGGACGTCGGCGTGGCCATGAACACGGGCACCTCGGCCGCCAAGGAGGCCGGGAACATGGTGGACCTGGACTCCAACCCGACCAAGCTCATCGAGATCGTGGAGATCGGCAAGCAGCTCCTGATCACCCGCGGCGCGCTGACCACGTTCTCGATCGCCAACGACATCGCCAAGTACTTCGCGATCATCCCGGCGATGTTCGCCGCGGTCTACCCGGGCCTGGACGCGCTCAACGTCATGCGCCTGGCCAGTCCGCAGTCGGCGATCCTCTCCGCGGTCGTCTTCAACGCCGTCGTCATCGTCGCGCTGATCCCGCTGGCGCTGCGCGGCGTACGGTACCGGCCGTCCACGGCCGCCAAGCTGCTCAGCCGCAACATCTATCTGTACGGCCTCGGCGGCATCGTCGTCCCGTTCATCGGGATCAAGGTCATCGACCTGTTCGTCCACCTCCTTCCGGGGATGTCGTAA
- the kdpA gene encoding potassium-transporting ATPase subunit KdpA, producing MSSTTAGILFIGSLIVALALTHRPLGDYMYRVYSGTRHLAVERLIYRFVGVQPDAEQRWSVYARSVLAFSAVSILFLYGFQRLQDKLFLSLGFPPVTDHVAWNTAVSFVTNTNWQAYSGESTLGHLVQMAGLAVQNFVSAAVGMSVAIALVRGFARRRTENLGNFWVDLTRGTLRVLLPIAFIGAVALVIGGVIQNFAEPHAVTTLTGAKQTLTGGPVASQEIIKELGNNGGGFYNANSAHPFENATAWTNWIEIFAILVLPFALPRTFGRMVGDKRQGYAIVAVMGVLACASVALLTGLEIAHNGTVPQAVGAALEGKEIRFGVPNSATFGAATTLTSTGAVNSFHDSYTALGGMMTMVNMMLGEVAPGGVGAGLYGMLMLAVITVFVAGLMVGRTPEYIGKKIGAREIKLASLYFLTTPVLVLIGTALAMGSPERRASMLNGGPHGLSEVLYAFTSASNNNGSAFGGLTVNTPWYDVALGLCMAFGRFLPIIFVLALAGSLARQAPAPVSVGTLPTHRPQFVGMVVGVTVILVALTFLPALALGPLAEGIK from the coding sequence ATGTCGTCGACGACCGCAGGGATCCTCTTCATCGGATCCCTGATCGTCGCCCTGGCCCTGACGCACCGGCCACTCGGCGACTACATGTACCGCGTCTACAGCGGGACGCGGCACCTCGCGGTGGAGCGCCTGATCTACCGCTTCGTCGGGGTCCAGCCCGACGCCGAGCAGCGGTGGAGCGTGTACGCCCGCTCGGTGCTCGCGTTCTCTGCCGTGTCCATCCTGTTCCTGTACGGCTTCCAGCGCCTTCAGGACAAGCTCTTCCTGAGCCTGGGCTTCCCGCCGGTGACCGACCACGTCGCCTGGAACACGGCGGTCAGCTTCGTCACCAACACCAACTGGCAGGCGTACTCGGGTGAGTCCACGTTGGGCCACCTGGTGCAGATGGCCGGCCTCGCCGTGCAGAACTTCGTGTCCGCCGCGGTCGGCATGTCCGTCGCGATCGCGCTCGTGCGCGGGTTCGCGCGCCGGCGGACCGAGAACCTCGGCAACTTCTGGGTGGACCTGACCCGCGGCACGCTCCGCGTCCTCCTGCCGATCGCGTTCATCGGCGCGGTCGCGCTGGTGATCGGCGGCGTGATCCAGAACTTCGCCGAGCCGCACGCCGTCACCACCCTGACCGGGGCGAAGCAGACGCTCACCGGCGGCCCGGTGGCGAGCCAGGAGATCATCAAGGAGCTGGGCAACAACGGCGGCGGCTTCTACAACGCCAACTCCGCCCACCCCTTCGAGAACGCCACCGCCTGGACGAACTGGATCGAGATCTTCGCGATCCTCGTGCTGCCGTTCGCGCTGCCCCGCACGTTCGGCCGGATGGTCGGCGACAAGCGGCAGGGCTACGCGATCGTCGCCGTCATGGGCGTGCTCGCCTGCGCCAGCGTCGCGCTGCTGACCGGCCTGGAGATCGCCCACAACGGGACCGTCCCGCAGGCGGTGGGCGCCGCCCTGGAAGGCAAGGAGATCAGGTTCGGCGTCCCGAACTCGGCCACCTTCGGCGCCGCGACGACGCTGACCTCGACCGGCGCGGTGAACTCCTTCCACGATTCCTATACCGCGCTCGGCGGCATGATGACGATGGTCAACATGATGCTGGGCGAGGTCGCGCCCGGCGGCGTCGGAGCCGGGCTGTACGGCATGCTGATGCTCGCGGTGATCACCGTCTTCGTGGCGGGACTCATGGTCGGCCGCACGCCCGAGTACATCGGCAAGAAGATCGGCGCGCGCGAGATCAAGCTGGCCTCGCTGTACTTCCTCACCACGCCGGTGCTCGTGCTCATCGGCACGGCCCTGGCGATGGGCTCGCCCGAGCGGCGCGCGAGCATGCTCAACGGCGGCCCGCACGGCCTGTCGGAGGTGCTCTACGCCTTCACCAGCGCCTCCAACAACAACGGCTCGGCCTTCGGCGGCCTCACCGTGAACACGCCGTGGTACGACGTCGCGCTCGGCCTGTGCATGGCGTTCGGCCGCTTCCTGCCGATCATCTTCGTGCTGGCCCTGGCCGGCTCGCTGGCCAGGCAGGCCCCGGCGCCGGTGTCGGTGGGCACGCTGCCCACGCACCGCCCGCAGTTCGTCGGGATGGTCGTCGGCGTGACGGTCATCCTCGTCGCGCTGACCTTCCTCCCCGCCCTGGCGCTCGGGCCGCTCGCAGAAGGAATCAAGTAA
- the kdpF gene encoding K(+)-transporting ATPase subunit F, protein MSAVNAAGLVVTIALVIFMVAALLFPERF, encoded by the coding sequence GTGAGCGCTGTCAACGCCGCCGGGCTGGTGGTCACCATCGCCCTCGTGATCTTCATGGTCGCGGCCCTGCTGTTCCCGGAGCGCTTCTGA
- a CDS encoding DUF6766 family protein, with protein sequence MRRFVRDNALSLFFLVIFVVALAGQSLAGNAAYNQQQVADGGAPISWASYVTSSDFAVDVAENWQSEYLQFLLFILVTVWLVQRGSPESKKIGEEGTGSDAEQQVGRYAPERAPSWAKGTGLRPWLYGRSLGVVMGTVFVMSWLAQWVAGTASHNAERLARLQDPVSALGYLGSPDFWNRTLQNWQSEFLAVLSMVVLSVYLRQRGSPESKPVGAPHQETGEEG encoded by the coding sequence ATGCGGCGGTTCGTCCGGGACAACGCGCTCAGTCTGTTCTTTCTGGTGATCTTCGTGGTGGCGCTGGCGGGGCAGTCGCTGGCCGGGAACGCGGCGTACAACCAGCAGCAGGTGGCGGACGGCGGCGCGCCGATCTCGTGGGCGTCCTACGTGACCTCGTCGGACTTCGCCGTGGACGTGGCCGAGAACTGGCAGTCGGAGTACCTGCAGTTCCTTCTGTTCATCCTGGTGACGGTCTGGCTGGTGCAGCGCGGGTCGCCGGAGTCCAAGAAGATCGGCGAGGAGGGCACGGGAAGCGACGCCGAGCAGCAGGTGGGGCGGTACGCGCCGGAGCGGGCCCCGTCCTGGGCCAAGGGGACCGGCCTGCGGCCGTGGCTGTACGGCAGGTCGCTGGGCGTGGTCATGGGCACCGTCTTCGTGATGTCGTGGCTGGCGCAGTGGGTGGCGGGGACCGCGAGCCACAACGCCGAGCGGCTCGCCCGGCTCCAGGACCCGGTGTCGGCGCTCGGCTACCTGGGCTCGCCGGACTTCTGGAACCGCACGCTGCAGAACTGGCAGTCGGAGTTCCTCGCCGTGCTGTCGATGGTGGTGCTGTCGGTCTACCTGCGGCAGCGCGGGTCGCCGGAGTCGAAGCCGGTCGGGGCCCCGCACCAGGAGACCGGCGAGGAGGGCTGA
- a CDS encoding CBS domain-containing protein: MPTAREIMMPNVECVEADETVFDAAEKMARLDVGSLPICGTDNRLKGMLTDRDIVVKVLAKGKDPKSCLAGSLAQAEAVTIGADDDAKEVLKTMAHHKVRRLPVIDGHSLVGIVALADVARSLPDAPVGDLVDAITTD; the protein is encoded by the coding sequence ATGCCGACCGCACGAGAGATCATGATGCCGAACGTCGAGTGCGTGGAGGCCGACGAGACCGTCTTCGACGCCGCGGAGAAGATGGCGCGGCTCGACGTCGGCTCGCTGCCGATCTGCGGAACCGACAACAGGCTGAAGGGCATGCTCACCGACCGCGACATCGTGGTCAAGGTGCTGGCCAAGGGCAAGGATCCCAAGTCCTGCCTGGCGGGCTCGCTGGCGCAGGCCGAGGCCGTCACCATCGGCGCCGACGACGACGCCAAGGAAGTGCTCAAGACCATGGCGCACCACAAGGTCCGCCGACTCCCCGTCATCGACGGCCACTCGCTGGTGGGCATCGTCGCCCTCGCCGACGTCGCCCGCTCCCTCCCGGACGCCCCCGTCGGCGACCTCGTCGACGCCATCACCACCGACTGA
- a CDS encoding DUF3140 domain-containing protein: MAGDERRRVADEFGEAVNMTAAELERWLGTSESGAVGDKPGGGESTGHASGRHIVDILRKKRGELTDDDYAHMRKVTGYVHRHVAQRPKGDVRDTPWRYSLMNWGHDPLK; encoded by the coding sequence ATGGCCGGGGACGAGCGGCGGCGCGTCGCGGACGAGTTCGGCGAGGCCGTCAACATGACCGCCGCGGAGCTGGAGCGGTGGCTCGGCACCTCGGAGTCCGGCGCCGTGGGGGACAAGCCGGGCGGGGGCGAGTCCACGGGGCACGCCTCCGGGCGGCACATCGTCGACATCCTCCGCAAGAAGAGAGGAGAGCTGACCGACGACGACTACGCCCACATGAGAAAGGTCACCGGCTACGTCCACCGGCACGTGGCCCAGCGGCCCAAGGGGGACGTCCGGGACACGCCGTGGCGGTACTCCCTGATGAACTGGGGCCACGACCCGCTGAAGTGA
- a CDS encoding DUF2945 domain-containing protein, which yields MGKSDKDDDISVGDKVTWKSHGGTATGTVEQKITERTERAGRVVDASPDDPQYLVKSDKSGRSAVHKPSALRKRR from the coding sequence ATGGGCAAAAGCGACAAAGATGATGATATCTCCGTCGGCGACAAGGTCACGTGGAAGAGCCACGGCGGCACCGCGACGGGAACGGTCGAGCAGAAGATCACCGAGAGGACCGAGCGGGCCGGCCGGGTGGTGGACGCCTCGCCGGACGACCCGCAGTACCTCGTCAAGAGCGACAAGAGCGGACGGAGCGCCGTCCACAAGCCCTCGGCGCTGCGGAAGAGGCGCTGA
- a CDS encoding carboxymuconolactone decarboxylase family protein produces the protein MDARMNNPVMVLPDAMQGIQALFKAIGRGGVPQRTLELVHLRVSQINGCGACLYGGVDSARKAGETDERLHALAAWREAPFFDDAERAALALAEHATRIADRSGDAVPEDVWEAAVGHYDERRLSALLLMIALTNLFNRLNATTKQPAGVTWA, from the coding sequence GTGGACGCACGGATGAACAACCCGGTGATGGTCCTGCCCGACGCCATGCAGGGTATCCAGGCCCTGTTCAAGGCCATAGGGCGGGGCGGGGTGCCGCAGCGGACGCTGGAGCTGGTCCATCTGCGGGTGAGCCAGATCAACGGGTGCGGCGCGTGTCTGTACGGAGGGGTGGACAGCGCCAGGAAGGCGGGGGAGACCGACGAGCGGCTGCACGCGCTGGCGGCGTGGCGGGAGGCGCCGTTCTTCGACGACGCCGAGCGGGCGGCGCTGGCGCTGGCCGAGCACGCCACCCGGATCGCCGACCGGTCGGGGGACGCGGTGCCCGAGGACGTCTGGGAGGCCGCCGTCGGCCATTACGACGAGCGGCGGCTCTCGGCCCTCCTCCTCATGATCGCCTTGACGAACCTCTTCAACCGGCTCAACGCCACCACCAAGCAGCCGGCCGGCGTGACCTGGGCCTGA
- the sigJ gene encoding RNA polymerase sigma factor SigJ — protein MTGNEFLAERFEERRPQLRAVAYRMLGSLSEADDAVQEAWLRLSRSDSAAIENLGGWLTTVVGRVCLDMLRSRTARREEPLEEPGGQVRIPDPIISGPGGPDPEQQALLADSVGLALLVVLETLGPAERLAFVLHDLFAVPFDDIAPVIGRTPAAARQLASRARRRVQATAPTPGADPARHRRIVDAFLAAARDGDLDALVAVLDPDVVVRSDGGALRPSAVHRGATNVASQAITFARFARASASRPVLVNGTPGVMAEADGRIFAILSFTIAHGKITALDILTDPERLARIDPAVLDG, from the coding sequence ATGACCGGGAACGAATTCCTGGCGGAGCGCTTCGAGGAGCGCCGGCCCCAGTTGCGCGCGGTGGCCTACCGCATGCTCGGCTCGCTCAGCGAGGCCGACGACGCCGTCCAGGAGGCGTGGCTCCGGCTCAGCCGGTCCGACTCCGCCGCGATCGAGAACCTCGGCGGCTGGCTGACCACGGTGGTGGGGCGGGTGTGCCTGGACATGCTGCGGTCCAGGACCGCCCGGCGCGAGGAGCCGCTTGAGGAGCCCGGCGGACAGGTCCGCATCCCCGACCCGATCATCAGCGGGCCCGGCGGCCCCGACCCCGAGCAGCAGGCACTGCTCGCGGACTCGGTCGGCCTGGCCCTGCTGGTGGTCCTGGAGACGCTGGGACCGGCCGAGCGGCTGGCCTTCGTCCTGCACGACCTGTTCGCGGTGCCGTTCGACGACATCGCCCCCGTCATCGGGCGCACCCCGGCCGCGGCCCGGCAGCTCGCCAGCCGCGCCCGGCGCCGCGTCCAGGCGACGGCCCCCACCCCCGGTGCCGACCCGGCCCGCCACCGTCGGATCGTGGACGCCTTCCTCGCCGCCGCGCGCGACGGCGACCTCGACGCGCTGGTGGCCGTGCTGGACCCGGACGTCGTGGTGCGTTCGGACGGCGGCGCGCTGCGCCCGAGCGCCGTCCACCGGGGCGCGACCAACGTCGCCTCCCAGGCGATCACCTTCGCCCGCTTCGCCCGGGCGTCGGCGTCCCGGCCCGTCCTCGTCAACGGCACCCCGGGCGTCATGGCGGAGGCGGACGGCCGGATCTTCGCGATCCTGTCCTTCACGATCGCGCACGGCAAGATCACCGCCCTGGACATCCTCACCGACCCGGAGCGGCTCGCCCGCATCGACCCCGCCGTCCTGGACGGCTGA